The Maridesulfovibrio hydrothermalis AM13 = DSM 14728 DNA window ATGAACACAGGCATCCCACTACTTTTTTACCTTCGTCTTTCGCCATTTCAAGCTGCAAAGCGAGATTTGTATGAACATCCTGTATGGATTCAGTTACATCAAATTCCATGACACCCTCTCGATATTAATTAAAATGAATACGTTAATTTTAAACAGAACGTTGTGCGACAACGGCCGCGCCCAAAGCACCAATCATTTGCGGATCAACTGAAAGGGGGACAAAGGTTATATCGAGATACTCACAAATAAGCCTTTCCAAATCTTTGTTTTTTGCCACTCCGCCGACAAAGGCCACCTGTTTCTTTACTCCGACACGTTTCGCCATCGCTCCAACTCTGCGGGCAAAAGCTCCATGAAGTCCTGCTGCAATGTTTGAAGGTTTCTGCCCCGAGGCGAGCAGGGAAATCACTTCGGATTCAGCAAAGACAGCACACATACTGGTAACTTCACATGGGCAGTCGGCTTTACCGGCCGTGGCACTGAGTCTGTTAAGATCAATCTCAAGAGCTTTTGCAGCCACTTCCATAAATCTTCCTGTTCCCGCTGCGCATTTATCATTCATTATGAAGTCAAGCATATTGCCCTCATCATCAAGGCAGATAACTTTGCTGTCCTGACCACCGATATCAATGACTGTTCGAATATCCTCATTTAAGAAATGTGCACCGGCGGCGTGGCATGACAGCTCTGTAAGAGTGCTATCTGCAAATGGTATTGAAACTCTTCCATATCCAGTTCCCACAATATATTTAATGTCTGATTCTGACTTTCCGCTTTGGGTTAAGAGTTCTTCAAGTACTCGTTGTCCCGTTTTTGCAGGGTTGGCGCCTGTGTCAAAAAGTGTGCTGCAAAGCATCTTATTTCCACTGAGCGCAATGCCTTTTGCTGCACGTGAGCCTATATCTATTCCAACAAACACAGCTT harbors:
- a CDS encoding acyl-CoA dehydratase activase, encoding MFVGIDIGSRAAKGIALSGNKMLCSTLFDTGANPAKTGQRVLEELLTQSGKSESDIKYIVGTGYGRVSIPFADSTLTELSCHAAGAHFLNEDIRTVIDIGGQDSKVICLDDEGNMLDFIMNDKCAAGTGRFMEVAAKALEIDLNRLSATAGKADCPCEVTSMCAVFAESEVISLLASGQKPSNIAAGLHGAFARRVGAMAKRVGVKKQVAFVGGVAKNKDLERLICEYLDITFVPLSVDPQMIGALGAAVVAQRSV